A single Amphiura filiformis chromosome 8, Afil_fr2py, whole genome shotgun sequence DNA region contains:
- the LOC140159357 gene encoding LOW QUALITY PROTEIN: ATP synthase subunit alpha, mitochondrial-like (The sequence of the model RefSeq protein was modified relative to this genomic sequence to represent the inferred CDS: inserted 1 base in 1 codon) has protein sequence MAMLSARMTVAVARSLSRQAPVAMKGCMGAAFAAQRNISTTRPHAAAGGTAEVSSILEQRILGHTPKESMEETGRVLSIGDGIARVYGLKNIQAEEMVEFSSGLKGMALNLEPDNVGVVVFGNDKLIKEGDIVKRTGAIVDVPTGEELLGRVVDALGTPIDGKGPIGTSRRQRVGVKAPGIIPRISVREPMQTGIKAVDSLVPIGRGQRELIIGDRQTGKTAVAIDTIINQKRFNDAQDEKAKLYCIYVAIGQKRSTVAQIVKRLTDTGAMKYTIIVSATASDAAPLQYLAPYSGCAMGEFFRDNGKHALIIYDDLSKQAVAYRQMSLLLRRPPGREAYPGDVFYLHSRLLERAAKMNDTFGGGSLTALPVIETQAGDVSAYIPTNVISITDGQIFLETELFYKGIRPAINVGLSVSRVGSAAQIKAMKQVAGSMKLELAQYREVAAFAQFGSDLDAATQNLLNRGVRLTELLKQGQYDPMAVEDQVALIYAGVRGHLDKVDPSNITKFEAAFLVHIRNSHQDILTDIQXKGMISPRQTLLKDVVLKFLDTFEP, from the exons ATGGCTATGCTTTCAGCTAGAATGACGGTTGCTGTGGCCAGGAGTTTGTCCAGACAAGCTCCCGTG GCCATGAAAGGTTGCATGGGTGCAGCCTTTGCAGCACAGAGAAATATATCAACAACAAGGCCGCATGCTGCAGCTGGAG GTACTGCAGAAGTATCATCAATTTTAGAACAACGTATCTTAGGCCACACACCAAAAGAAAGCATGGAAGAAACAGGTAGAGTACTATCAATTGGTGATGGTATTGCTCGTGTATATGGTTTAAAGAACATCCAAGCAGAGGAAATGGTAGAATTCTCAAGTGGTCTAAAG GGTATGGCTTTGAACTTGGAGCCTGACAATGTAGGTGTTGTAGTATTTGGTAACGATAAACTCATCAAGGAAGGCGACATTGTAAAGAGGACAGGCGCCATTGTGGATGTACCTACTGGTGAGGAACTTCTAGGCAGAGTAGTAGATGCTCTGGGAACACCAATTGATGGCAAG GGTCCAATCGGGACTTCAAGGCGGCAACGTGTAGGCGTCAAGGCTCCCGGTATCATCCCACGTATCTCTGTGCGTGAGCCTATGCAGACCGGTATTAAGGCTGTAGACAGTCTCGTACCTATTGGTAGAGGTCAGAGAGAACTCATCATTGGTGATAGGCAGACTGG AAAAACCGCTGTCGCTATTGACACCATCATCAACCAGAAGAGGTTCAACGATGCTCAAGATGAGAAAGCCAAACTGTATTGTATCTATGTTGCTATTGGACAGAAGAGGAGTACAGTAGCCCAGATTGTAAAGAGGCTTACTGACACTG GTGCCATGAAGTACACCATTATAGTGAGTGCCACAGCTTCAGATGCTGCCCCATTGCAGTACCTTGCACCTTACTCTGGCTGCGCCATGGGAGAGTTCTTCCGTGACAATGGCAAGCACGCCCTCATTATCTATGACGATTTGTCCAAACAG GCTGTAGCTTACCGTCAGATGTCTCTGTTGCTGAGGCGTCCACCAGGTCGTGAAGCCTACCCAGGAGATGTGTTCTACCTTCACTCCCGTCTGCTAGAACGTGCCGCCAAGATGAACGACACCTTCGGTGGTGGTTCACTGACCGCTCTGCCCGTCATTGAGACCCAGGCTGGTGACGTGTCGGCATACATCCCAACCAACGTCATCTCTATTACAGATGGACAG ATTTTCTTGGAGACTGAATTGTTCTACAAAGGTATCCGACCCGCTATCAATGTAGGTTTGTCTGTCAGCCGTGTAGGATCTGCTGCCCAAATCAAAGCTATGAAGCAG GTGGCTGGTTCCATGAAACTTGAGTTGGCCCAGTACCGTGAAGTAGCAGCTTTCGCCCAGTTCGGCTCAGATCTGGATGCCGCCACACAGAATCTTCTCAACAGAGGTGTACGTCTTACTGAACTCTTGAAACAGGGGCAATATG ATCCTATGGCTGTAGAAGATCAAGTTGCACTCATCTACGCTGGCGTCAGGGGTCATCTAGACAAGGTCGACCCATCCAACATCACCAAATTTGAGGCAGCTTTCTTAGTGCACATCAGAAATAGCCACCAAGATATACTTACAGACATCC CCAAGGGCATGATCTCCCCGAGACAGACGCTGCTTAAGGATGTTGTACTCAAATTCCTCGACACCTTTGAGCCATGA